From Actinosynnema mirum DSM 43827, a single genomic window includes:
- a CDS encoding extracellular solute-binding protein, with the protein MRFLVAAATTALLLTGCAPVQSGPAPEGGDERAGQLRVWLFDEVNRAPKEAVVARAVAEFEAAHEGVTVDVQHIQVASRAERFKAAFSDPASAPDVAEFGNTDLAGYVAGGGFAPLDLGDWPDAADLAPRIAETGEVDGQLYGLPWYVGVRALYYRTDVFRELDLQPPATLADLAPTARAIRAARPDLLGISAGGKYTYGALPFLWAAGGDVARERDGRHTSALTTPESLAGLRRYTELLADDICPPAQCAANGGDASVEAFRAGKAAMVIGGDFNRKSVDDSTAGGKYAVVPLPGETAGSIAPAFAGGNLLGVLKGTRRRTLATEFVQLLGGKRYQREMFDAMGNLPTFTDVQAEVAAANPALEPFTRTLEAGTRFVPATPDWAKVDAQGVLPTLIQEVATGAKGLDAAAADAAARMNDAFGS; encoded by the coding sequence ATGCGCTTCCTGGTCGCCGCCGCCACGACGGCACTGCTCCTCACCGGCTGCGCGCCGGTCCAGTCCGGCCCCGCCCCCGAGGGTGGCGACGAGCGCGCCGGGCAGCTGCGGGTGTGGCTCTTCGACGAGGTCAACCGGGCGCCCAAGGAGGCCGTCGTCGCCCGTGCCGTCGCCGAGTTCGAGGCCGCGCACGAGGGCGTCACCGTCGACGTCCAGCACATCCAGGTCGCCAGCCGCGCCGAGCGCTTCAAGGCCGCCTTCAGCGACCCCGCCAGCGCCCCCGACGTCGCCGAGTTCGGCAACACCGACCTCGCGGGCTACGTCGCGGGCGGCGGCTTCGCCCCGCTCGACCTCGGCGACTGGCCCGACGCCGCCGACCTGGCCCCCAGGATCGCCGAGACCGGCGAGGTCGACGGTCAGCTCTACGGCCTGCCCTGGTACGTCGGCGTCCGTGCCCTCTACTACCGCACCGACGTCTTCCGCGAGCTGGACCTCCAGCCCCCGGCCACCCTCGCCGACCTCGCCCCCACCGCCCGCGCGATCCGCGCCGCCCGGCCCGACCTCCTCGGCATCTCGGCGGGCGGCAAGTACACCTACGGCGCGCTCCCGTTCCTCTGGGCGGCGGGCGGCGACGTGGCGCGCGAGCGGGACGGGCGGCACACCTCCGCCCTCACCACCCCCGAGTCCCTCGCCGGCCTGCGCCGCTACACCGAGCTGCTCGCCGACGACATCTGCCCGCCCGCCCAGTGCGCTGCCAACGGCGGCGACGCCAGCGTCGAGGCGTTCCGCGCGGGCAAGGCCGCCATGGTCATCGGCGGCGACTTCAACCGGAAGTCCGTGGACGACTCGACCGCGGGCGGCAAGTACGCCGTCGTCCCCCTGCCCGGCGAGACCGCGGGCTCGATCGCCCCGGCGTTCGCGGGCGGCAACCTGCTCGGCGTCCTCAAGGGCACCCGGCGCCGCACCCTCGCCACCGAGTTCGTGCAGCTCCTCGGCGGCAAGCGCTACCAGCGCGAGATGTTCGACGCGATGGGCAACCTGCCCACGTTCACCGACGTGCAGGCCGAGGTCGCCGCCGCGAACCCCGCCCTGGAGCCGTTCACCCGCACCCTGGAGGCGGGCACCCGGTTCGTCCCCGCCACCCCGGACTGGGCCAAGGTCGACGCGCAGGGCGTGCTGCCCACCCTCATCCAAGAAGTCGCCACCGGAGCCAAGGGCCTGGACGCGGCGGCGGCCGACGCGGCGGCCCGGATGAACGACGCCTTCGGCTCATGA